A genome region from Colwellia sp. Arc7-D includes the following:
- the pdsO gene encoding sortase-associated OmpA-like protein PdsO, which yields MKNTLTTNPLSKASLTENKCQQSTGVTKTLINVALISVLTVSPVFANTVEATTQQKAEQERSAEIKEEIGFGTGMIIGAILGGPVGAFITGIAGNMIAKNINATDEIDHLSVAYEAEKESNATSLARYQEKIEQAEQRYETELFALEKNYQAASLLQAQNLLMSLQFSTGSSEIKPHYQEQIASLASIVQQSPNLTLDLSGYTDKQGSDELNQALSLARINAVKNALIDQGVSAERISLFAFGEQQSVVASTDKEVSFYDRRVVIKLKNTAIALEDNKVDNSQTAKNF from the coding sequence ATGAAAAATACATTAACAACAAATCCATTAAGCAAAGCATCATTAACCGAAAATAAATGCCAGCAGAGTACAGGTGTGACAAAAACGTTAATTAACGTCGCATTAATTTCAGTGTTAACGGTAAGTCCTGTATTTGCTAATACTGTTGAAGCAACAACACAGCAAAAGGCGGAACAGGAGCGCTCTGCAGAAATAAAAGAAGAAATAGGCTTTGGTACAGGTATGATTATTGGCGCAATTTTAGGAGGCCCTGTTGGTGCTTTTATTACAGGTATAGCCGGTAATATGATTGCAAAAAATATTAATGCGACAGATGAGATTGATCATTTGTCAGTCGCATATGAAGCAGAGAAAGAAAGTAATGCAACATCATTAGCGCGTTATCAAGAAAAAATTGAGCAAGCAGAGCAACGTTATGAAACCGAGTTATTTGCGTTAGAGAAAAATTACCAAGCGGCGAGTTTGCTACAGGCTCAAAACTTGTTAATGAGTTTACAATTTTCAACAGGTTCAAGTGAAATAAAACCGCATTACCAAGAGCAAATTGCAAGTTTAGCGAGCATAGTTCAACAGTCACCTAACTTGACCTTAGATCTTTCTGGCTATACCGATAAGCAAGGCAGTGATGAATTAAATCAGGCACTTTCATTAGCACGAATTAATGCAGTGAAAAATGCGCTTATTGATCAAGGTGTATCAGCCGAACGTATTAGCCTATTTGCTTTTGGTGAACAACAATCTGTTGTTGCATCAACCGATAAAGAAGTCAGTTTTTATGATAGAAGAGTTGTTATTAAACTGAAAAATACGGCGATAGCACTTGAAGATAACAAGGTTGATAATTCACAAACGGCAAAGAACTTTTAA
- the pdsR gene encoding proteobacterial dedicated sortase system response regulator — protein MSKRIAIVEDDAAIRENYADVLRMQGYQVQTYANKNSAIEAFNLRLPNLAILDIGLEHEYDAGFELCQWLRSKSTTLPIIFLTARDSDVDTVSGLRIGADDYLTKDISLPHLSARIAALFRRQDALGKPQQVDHMLTIGPLTIDSQRMTIQWKDQHVELTITEFWMLFALAKHPGHVKNRSQLMQDSKIYVDDSTITSHIKRIRKKFNQLDGDFNCIETVYGMGYRWNQTTIASTGS, from the coding sequence ATGTCGAAACGGATCGCTATTGTCGAAGACGATGCTGCCATTAGAGAAAACTACGCTGATGTATTGCGCATGCAAGGCTATCAGGTACAAACCTATGCCAATAAAAATAGCGCAATAGAAGCATTTAACTTACGTTTGCCCAATTTAGCTATTTTAGATATAGGTCTTGAGCACGAATACGACGCAGGTTTTGAGTTGTGCCAATGGTTAAGATCAAAGTCGACTACTTTACCTATCATATTTTTAACTGCTCGCGATAGCGACGTAGACACTGTTTCAGGTTTACGTATTGGTGCTGACGACTACCTAACAAAAGATATAAGCTTACCGCACTTATCAGCACGGATAGCCGCACTATTTCGACGCCAAGACGCCTTAGGTAAGCCACAACAGGTAGATCACATGCTAACTATTGGACCACTAACAATAGATAGTCAACGAATGACCATTCAATGGAAAGATCAGCACGTAGAATTAACCATTACTGAATTTTGGATGTTGTTTGCCCTAGCAAAACATCCAGGACATGTAAAAAACCGTAGTCAGTTAATGCAAGATTCAAAAATATATGTTGATGACTCCACCATTACTTCACATATCAAACGAATTCGTAAAAAGTTTAACCAACTTGATGGTGACTTTAATTGTATTGAAACAGTCTATGGCATGGGCTATCGCTGGAATCAAACAACGATAGCATCAACAGGTAGCTAA